Genomic window (Manduca sexta isolate Smith_Timp_Sample1 chromosome 26, JHU_Msex_v1.0, whole genome shotgun sequence):
TATGCACCAGTCAACAAACGCCTACGAATATGTGGACAAAGAAATCTTGCCACCTATACAATTGGAATAACACAAATGAATTGCAACGAAAATTCCTTCGACATTATCAACCCCAATACTATGTCGAAGGGAGGGTTTCCAAATATGTAGGATTATCGGCCGAGCAGTAGCCGGTGCATGCTAATGGAAATGACTGGCGATTTGTGGGGAGATATCGTTAAGTATGTATAGCGTTTAAGCATCCATATATTAATTTGCAAGATTTTATTACTCAGCAACTTTAATCGCAACGAAAAAAGACCAAAAAATAACCCGTGTGTTAGTTCAAGGTGTGGTCTAACCGTGTATTCATTTTGATCTAGTCGATTAGCATTTAGCGTGGTtgactaataaaaaattaaaaaaatcgaatgCTAAAAAGCAACAAGTCGCAGAAATGTAGACATAAACTGGTGAAATATTAATGCATTCAATGTagtgaaattgatttttaaaagattgttatttttaaagcagtTCTAGTGCAAAACGTGAGAAAAATTTGCAACGGAAGATTTAATTGTAATGTCTATGATCTCCAAATATATTTGCTatgaatattatgaaacaaaatacctattcactatttgttttttttttaatacttactggAAAATACCATTGTGttctaaaaaaaaccttaaaatgaTATGAAATGATTAATCAATAATCCTAACCGATGCCCAAAACTCAATTTGTCGCCACATAAAGTGTGTTTGCGGAGTCTCTCCGTGAAAATCCATTCGCTACGGTTCTGTTGACAATCGATGCGCCTGTTACTGTATTAGGGACTCACGTAAATTGCTTTGTGGATAAGCTTCATCATTCCATTCATATTATCTGAGGTCGTAGCCAAGATGTCTTTTTACAATCGTCAATGCTAAcagaaaaccaaaaatataatagagaATAGAGAACCTATTTAAAAACGACGGTTTAAACTTAgatgtaattaataaacatatacgCAAAAAGTGATCATAAATGACATagtaaatccaaaaaaaaactcCTAAAAAGCTTCTAACGTGTAGGCACCCTTGTGCTTCCCACTTGTTTAACCTATATTATTCGTAATTATGTTTGAATATAATGTATAGGTATGTTCTATTTTCCTTTCATACTCCAAAAGTAGCTTAGGCGGGCAAAAGTACCTCGGTGctaaaattacctttaaaaaaCGGgccatataatttatatatatttaggacGAGTATTGAACACTGAATACTCTCCAAAGGTTCCTCGACTGACCACGTTCTGTATAATGgaatattgtttgaaatataagtagagtattaaaataaccaaacgcattggatttaataaaattatagatcaGGTACTTGTAGGTTCTGGAATTGATATCATACCAGAATCTAGAAATATGATCTTTCATTCATAATTGAATATTACTGAACTCATagagattttgtttatttcagaaCTTTATGTATATGCTGCCgtaacagaaaatatttgtgCTCTAGTTCAATGTATTACGtaaacaagtatttatttttttaacacaaaagtCAATTTCCTGCAACCAACAAAATCATTAACTCAAATAATGCGTGACGAAATCACAGATTTGTtcctgtaattataataattttgtacgaCTGTGCCAGTTGGTCGGCAGGTGACGCGGGTGCAAGTATTCTTTGATGGTAAATGTGTATGGTATAATGTTTAGCTTACAATCGgtctaaaaatattcattattaatttactgtAAAAGACTTGACAGAAAGAAAAGAATTTTTAGATACGGGTTTCTCGGTAATCACACAAACCATAGGATACCTGAGTTTTTCTAACAGTCCACTTCACGTCGCTTTTCACTTTTCTCTTGTCGTCCTGCTGAAActgatatacataataataataaaataattaatcactTAGTTAAAACTCTCAAGTAGCGTGTTTTGCTTGGAAGAATATTACTTCCCTATCTTATTGATGCGAATGTATAAGgtttaaaaactttgtaataaggTAAGTTCCGCGGCcaaatggaaataataataattgtatatcggcagaaaaatatcgaaataattGGAGCAAATATAGATGTTCATAACAATATACGGCGTAACGAATTTCCAATGCAAACACAAAGTTGGAGTCAGTAACTAGATACGGAACGGGTGCCCCCATTTTCCACAATATTATCTTTACCACAATATTGACCCTTATACCAATATTGCGTTAAGtctatatttcaaaattaagaaGCTAAATAAAACTGCCTGATATTACAAAGGCCCTATCCAAAGCAGGGGTGCGCGGGAGCATTCACAACTATTCACTATTTAACagtctttgttcaaatttgatttatattcatGGTCCTTACTTGTATTATTACAGAGCGGTAAATCAAGCGTGCATTTCTCTCTTTCTGTTTTAATTGGTGTCAGGAGTCGAGCTTTTATGACTTCGTGACGGTTAGTTAATGATTGCTCGAGCTATTACTATTGAAATCAAGTTCTAATGTGTTTATGTTCTAAGAAACCTTCGTGAGTTGGTAACGCTAAGATATCTATCTGATATCTATCCCAGAGACTTATGgatggaatattttaaaactacctACATAAGCtataatgtttatgtatttgCACAACTAccataacattaaaaagaaataaatcatcTAGGTCTTAACAGTGTTATAGTCGTGtatgattttgttttgattgattttCTTGTATGATTGTATTTTCAGTTGTATTAAGGGATATTTAAACACatattcaaaagaaaatataaaaaatataatttcacaaaaatgaCTAGCAGTTAGTTAATACAATCCGACTAATTCTATATTTAGCTTATTGTCTTTGGTATTGTATATCCTAAATATAAAGCTTTTgccttatcaaaatattttttacaagacTAGTATACAGTACAGAGTTATGAATTTGCATACAATTTGCTATATCACATCATATATTTTTGCTGAAtattcctaaataaatattatcatgatATTCTCCagagttctaaatttaaaatacttgcatTATAAACCAGATATAACTAAAATAGGTATCTGCATTATAAATGTCAATTTCAAGCTTTATCttacttttctttttacatacattcaaAACTATTATTACATCACTACATTTGAGCGTTTACAGCAGTTTGTACCCTGTTATAGGAATTTCTGTAAAATCTTTGATCttcgtaataataattactttgtgTATATTCGTTGACATTACTAAAACTGCTCATTTGATTGTATTCTAACAATGAATTTGAACTTTTTACATAACTATAATCGTCATTTTTCCCGTAACGTTTATTCTTGGCATCATCAAAAGCGTTTTTGAAGATTTCGTAGTTCTTTTGATTAAAGTACTCTTCCTGTCCGTTCCCTGTATCGTAGTAAGTTTCATTGTAGTTACAAGGTCCATACGGTCTTCCATAGTAGTTATTTGGTATCATGTTGTCACCGTAAGTTGCAGGATGTGTGAAAAATCCTGTACCAGTAGTCGAAGTTATGCAATTTCCACCTTTATTGTTAACTGATACTGTGACATTACCGACACTGATAAGTACACCTTCTGGAGTTTGCATGAAATGAGTTCCATTAGTAAAGGGCTTTCCACATCCATGATTCCTGGTCTCATCAAAATCAGATTTGTTCGGCACGAAAAACATGTCTCTGAATGCATCTTTGGTGACTTTCTCTCCGGCTAtggaataattttgtattttttcataagATAGTGCTAGACCGTCTGCTGGAATTTGACCTGAATTGATGTTGTCTAAAGATTCCAAAGTTTGACTTAgtgcaaaaatataattgtgagcAAATCGTAACGTTTCGATTTTGGTTAACTTTGTATCTTCAGGGAATGTGGGTAAAACACATCTCAGTCTATCAAGAGCTTCGTTTAACATGTGCATCCTATTTCGTTCTCTATCATTGGCTTTCATCCgtctatttctttttattttcaatatttgtgTCGGACTTTTGCATCGCGTTACTCTGTTTTTTCCATTTGCATACTTTCTTTTGGGTTTATTTGGGTCTTTtgcttttctttctttctttggCGTTGACGTGTTGTTTGTTGGTTTTAAATGTTCTTCAAAAGCTTTTATAGTTTCTATTGAGTCTTTGAAAGGGTAATCGTATTCTTCACTAAAGAGTTTTCGTCTTGCATGACTCTCTTTACCTGGTGTGAGTGATATGCCCAGGTCGCTCGGATCTTGCTTCAAAGGAGTGGTAGGTGTCGTGGTAAGTGTGTCGTTGTAAGACCTCTCGAAGCCGGAGTCGTTGCTACAAATACTATCGTTGAAATCACAATAGTCATCGAAGTCTGTGCTGAACATTTTGACTAGATctgaaaagaagaaaaaaaacatgatttattTGATTCATGAAGCCAGGGAAtatacgtataaaatattaaaatatatctcagatgtttattttttctaatacttcATTCTACAgctattttattacacacaaagtTAGACCATTACCACTTGACTTGTTACCATTTCGTCAGTCGCACCCCTGTTGTCCTAATACAATTTCCATGGTAGGGACAGGTGACCCTTTGTAATTACAAATCGCGTGACCGACAGAAACGGTAAGTCAGTTGGACTTTATCACTTTCTACTTCCGGAATAGTGATTTTGTAACACTGGGGTTGAGTTCTTTGATTgattgacttattttttttttttactatgaaatCATAATTTGAAGAAATGGTATGCTTTAGAATTTCCTACAAAATGTCACATTTCTATGGCTGACGGGGTCGGCAATATGAAGAATATGATTGCAATAACATTTGGCTCATGATATGGTAGAGTTCATCTTTATAATATCATGCTCCTGTAAATGAATTCATCACGAGATTAACATTGGTTGCACCCTGATAAGCACTAAAAGCAAACAAGTTGAAACTATgttattagaaattttattcatGCTTCTACATTCGTTGACATTCCTTCACTAAACTAGGAAGTAACCATTTGGTGTacaagtataataaaatgaagtatTGTTAGTTAGGTTTGCAACACTCGACGCGTGGCCACCTGCACGGCACGCGTCGCGCACGCGACCTGCTGTTTACCGCCGGCAGTGTGGCGTGTTCtatagtatttaattacatattaacttttggctaataaatatgttaattttgttagttGATTGTGATTCAATATATCAAAACGCGTCCTTTTTGCATTACTTCTATCAAACTGTGTACAGCTGTTGAATATCTGGAaactgttacaaatattttttatttttttaaatcgacaataatatttttttttttagcattAGAATATTTTCGGCTGAGTGTCGTtccttattattaatatactttgaATTTAATCAATTTAGAGTCTGCACGACGTCTGATTAGCAAAACTTTTAATCTTTGTCATACTGTACACAGACATTATtctacactagcttttgctcgcggctccgcccgcgttataaagtttttcaggctaaagttttccattataaaagtagtagtttcccgggagcctatgttcttctcacggtttcaaactgtctccataccaaattttatcttaatacgttgggtagtttttgagtttaagacgttcaggcaaacggatgcagtgggggactttgttttataatatatttttttagaactttttaagaggaataatcccgtcatacatcattgttgcataactataaccgtttacgcagcgcacgcaacggaagctctcaaaactaataatttgtgcccatatttgcaacatgtttcattactgctcagctcctattggtcatagcgtgatgatatacagcctatagcgccccacaaataaagggctatccaacacaaaacgaatttttcagttcaaactggtagttcctaagattagccattactgctctgctcctattggtcatagcgtgatgatatataacttagagcactccacgaacaaagggctatccaacgcaaaaagaatttttcagtttggaccggtagttccagagattagccattgctgctccgctcctattgggtatagcgtgatgatatatagcctatagcaatccacgaataaagggctatccaacgcaaaaagaatttttcagtttggaccgatagttctaagattagtaaacaaatataatgagaaagcttcgaactgctaagctatcgggagttacacgtgtcattgtgagtcaaccataaaagatagacatatgctgtcgtgggatattttttacataattttaaggagaacatttccgtcatacatgatttctatgtagctttaaccattaaggttgcacacgcgacggaagcctaaaaaatggagtaacttctcccgttttcccaacatttcccttcactgctctgctcctattaattgtagcgtgatgaaaagtatactataactagcacaggagtttgaaaaataattgtaccaagtttcgttaaaatccgtcgagtagttctTGTTTCTATAActgttatacagacagacagacagccagacagacagacaaaaattttactaattgcatttttggcatcagtatcgatccctaatcaccccctcatagttattttggaaatatatttcatgtacagaattgacctctctacagatttattataagtatagatatatagatagattatatcCTATCGGCAattacttgtttttttaatacatagcaaataataatattaatatttaatcgtttatttttttttgttttagatttaaaaacatCTGAAAATTTTACAACAATTTGCTTAGTCAGTAATAATAAGCCAGGCGATTTTATTATGTCCCAGTCGCGAATATTTATAGGACTTTTCATGTGAGTAGagcctttaatttttttcccttaatatttgttataagttaAACAAAATCTAGCTTTagccaaattattttttccacAAATTAGCACAATTTCAACGTGCggagataaatataataatcctaTCGAAATATACCTGCTTAATTAATTGTTCATGCGTTAACACCTATAAACATCTTTAAGAACTTTGATATTAcgccaatataaaaaagttaaacaaaACCTATTTAGGACCTGTTTTATAACTTCTAGTAAATGTTATTCGTCACATATATTAGTCGACCAAATAAAACAGTCACACGCTAATCtatgcttataaataaatagtacctaagaaaataagtactatctacattagctgttaaatatgataattgtcaataacaatttatttgaaactagtaAAACAGGCCCTAAGCGTATTACTTCTACCAGTTAGTAGAAGAAACCAACCTTGCGAAACCAACTTCAGGCCagtcttttataaaatagtggaTTTCTAACATGAAAATGGAAAAGGTTCTATAAATTATGAGTGAGATATGTAGATAAAAGAAAtcctactaaaataatttaatcaaacgAATTTTCCTTAGTGccctatttttcttttttttattaaaaaagtaaatgtatatactaaaacaataggcaattttgttgttatttaagaATTAGTCTAACTaggtaactaaaattattttacttctgGGTCAGATGATACGCAAGCGGAATAAAAATgacattgaaaaaatataaaaaaaaacttactctatattttatttaaatccaaaaTATCTATGGAATCACAACCATATAATTAACACTATTACACATAATTTAACTAAGCATGGTtcgcggcggcgcgcgtgcgtCGGACTGTGGGCTGGCGGATCTACCACCCTGTTTTATGACCCCATGCCCAATGGGAAGGACATGCCACGCCTATCACTCCTACAAAagtgaaaattcataacactccAGAATCAATTTTGATTCAACCTACATGCCTAGGTACTATAATTGATGCGATGCTGCAACTTGTTTTAAACAATACTTCTTGATAACTAATTGATAGCAAAGAAAATTTTGCACTGCAACTTGCAATGTTCTGAATTTAAACATCTACATTGAGGTCATGTAGACACTTAGTTTCTGAATAAATTCTTCGTGTAAATCTTAGCACGTAAATTCTTTTGTAGATGCTGTAAGGACAATAATGTTATGTGCCTAAGTAACTAAATGAAAATAACTTAAGATCTTGCATCATTCTGTTATTAAAGTTGGGTTTTATAAACACTTCTCAACatgttattttatcttttaatttatcGGAAAGTAGTATTTTTTCTTACAGCATAATGTAGCtgtttcgatatttaaaaaaggtaattagttaaaaaaaaaatcacgtcgaattgataacctcctcctttttttgaagtcggttagtAATACAAAATCAAGCAAAGAATATGTTAGAAAAGTTTCTTTTTGCATTGTTCAAGTTTTTTTTGCGGGAAAAACGTGTTTCACCAGttttacggcccaatgtcgacactcagGAGTACAGCATCATCTGTGCGAACATTGGAGCCGAAAGTGCCCTAATAGTCCGTCTACCCACCTAACAGATGAATTTTATAGGGCCGTTAGTCAATTCTTTTATTCCGCATCTTGCAATTCCACGCTATAATGtacaacatgttttttttatgtcaaccCTTTAAAGTTATTGGGATACcataaatcatataaatatttgatcagTTACGGATATATTGGTGACCTTTTTATGGTACCCATGGGTATgctttttatttacactttttgtGTTTTCGTTTTGTAACCTACTTTACAAAAAAGGAGGACATTCTTAATCCCTCGTATTTGTATTTTGGAAGAACCTTTTTGATTGTGTTGGAAacacttatttataaactgtaaagtttatgttattaatattatgtaataatgtttctatttaattttatattataatataaggtgATATTATTCGCCCTATGTAATTTTCAGTATGACTACCAAGATGACTTaatgctaaaaaaaattaaaaaatacacgtcgtattggtaacctcctccttttttgaagtcggttaaaaaaatctGACAGAGCAAgaaagaaaagtaaataaaaataaattatagaccGTAAAAGAGACAAATTAAGCTCTATTTCATCGTCAAAATACTACAATCGGTCACGGAATTCGGACCCGATGGCGCGAACAAACACACAAGGAGGCGTTTCAACGGAAAATGTTAAAAGACACGGTTCATCGGTGTAAACTGGCGAATTATTGACAAATTGCGTCACGGCACCACACGGTAAAgggttgaaaaaatatttcattggcGAATAACATAGATTTAGAGCGTTGTCGAAATCCATGATTAAGGCAACAAGTACGTAAGTTTGATTCCTAGGGGGTTTAATATAAAGTTCTAGAGTTAACTATTTACAGTAAACACGTCCAAGAGAGGCTATAGATTCTCCTAGTTCCCTTCAGGATTTTTGGTAAAGGTAACTTATGCCTGCAATTTGTAATCTTATTTACTGCGAAAATATCTTAAGTAGTTTTAACTCGATGTATGTATCGCATTCTGATTGCTTGAACGATGTCAATCACGATTTTAGAAATCATTATTAGCTGCCAGTAACATAGCACTTTATAAAGCagtcaaaaattataatcacatttgcggtaaaatatttagttaatttttgCATCACCACTCTAAAATACGTGATAACTGTCGCGTCAACTTTGCCCACATGATATTCTAAGCTCCTAATAGTTTTTTACCAAAGCAAATAAACAGGTGTCCACAAGCAAAAGGCGATAAATCTTAATATAGCTGtgcagtttaaaataataaaaatgtagggTACGGGGGGCCGTTTAGTTACTTTGCAGTCGGCACGCTCGAGAGACCATGAATGAATTATAATGTTCTCGTATATGGGCGCGCTTTGAAGGGTTCAATGTAGTGATTTTCAATGTGCATGTAGCTAGTGATGATCCTTGTCGATAATTTTTGAAGTATAAAACAAGCTAAGGttgatgtttttgtataatcttAGTCCCAGATAACTCATTGGATTTGGGAATCAAAgaccaaatattaatatttttaacacgcttttattagcttgggttgtatctatgtatgtatgtaacggaATCTTTGAGCTCAATTTTCACCAATTTCCAGAAAtctgattaatttgaaactttacacACGTATCAAGGACCGATGACAATGCAATAATTTGATAAGTGTTTCCCATTATCCTTATTAGGACCGCCAggattaataatatatcaggtgcttgatatagtatgtattataatcattctATTGGCTACTATCTATAAGAGGAGAATTATGAAAACGAAGTTAAATGCACCTCACGCTTTTTACTCtgagttaaattattctgttaataacttcaagtttattataattttattttgaggtacttaactatgattgatccttcaaccttctactactgtaatataaattctttgtacttagaaattattttctcctttttagtTCGATTAGCCATAAAAgcgtgtttttttagtttttttaaactattattttttatttattttcattaaattgtaAAGATTAGTGTTTAAATAGACACGAAAAACAAATGTAACATAATAATGTGCACAAGAATTTTCTGGCATTGTACATATTAAAGGGCGGTAAATTTCTTTGTCATAAGATGATTCAGCTGTCCGTTTGACCCAACTTCTATAAAGAAAAACCATGTGACtgtttgcaatatatttttttcttaggcATCAGACTGAGTTAGTTCTATATAAAGTTAGTCTAAATTGCATTGTGTATTCGTTCTTTGAAATAGAAATTTCTGAACCACTATTAGCGTATTTTCAGTTCTACAGCGGAATATCCTTacgaaatatttgatgtaataaTGGTCACAACCAATatcgataatatattttcccatcCCCATGCATAACAACCCTTTTAGAGCTGCGTCCGCGCCCCACGCGGGTATAAAATACCGGCTCGCCACCGAGCATAATTTTGCGGACTTAACCCGTCGCGCACTAGCGCTGTGATAATTATTTGCTTATTTCAGACTTATCAAAACACACAGATGTTTGCCTTTGGGTTAGCAACGgcaaaacaattgttttattgtcctaataataatcattataataatatgtactctataataatatataaagctgaagaattttaatgtttgtttcaaTGCGCTAAaccaatttcattttttttcactaataggaagctacattgcccctgagcgctataggctatttttatactatgtatacgtatattaaagcaaatttctttatacgaaaatatataaagcgggagttttatcccggaaaatcttttcacgcgggcggagccgcgactaatgattattaatataaatcttaattgatataatattattggctATAGGGTGTTAATTATACAATTAGAAAGAATTGTTTTGAAAAcctcaataaatattatgtaatgagACTTTCGCGCCGCTTTACTTATACCTACGGAATATACATAAGTTATACTTATAAGGCTATTTTAAATTGAACCAAACCATTCCGGTACAGGTTGTGAGTGCTTTCTTAGGATTTGATTTACAACTAGATTGCTGTTGAAGTCAAAGATGGTCCGTTGAATAATCTTCAGCCAACATCATTACTTCAATATGTACAAGAATGCTTACTCTTAAAACGACGATAGTATCTTCGTAATATTTAGTCTaaagttaaaatacaaaatattcaaatcatgtaatcttcaactttataaaaaaaatctcgtaCACACGTCAACCCTTTTAAAGGCAAACGTTTAGTTTCATAAAGAGTTGCAGCGTCATTATTTACAACCCTTACGGATAAGCCCTTAACAACAAagctttttaacattttaaaactccTCCCCACAATGGAGTATTGCACGTTTTTGTATCCAGATTTAAGTAGAGACTCTGtacaaatgttttaatatttaagagaTTAACGTCATGTTATTGGCTTTATTCATaaacaatgatatttttataaaatgctaGTATGTACCGAAATTATTAGCAGAACTGCTTTacgtttgtgtttgtttttatgtataaatgattaccataaaacataaaaactttaCACTAGACAATGTTCTTTCAAGTTGTCTGTAGAATTTTctattgtataaattttacaactatttaaaagcaaaatagAACATACCTATCTACATTGTGCGTAAAGGCCACCAAATATTTATTCTGATCATTAGTGCAtgctgatataaaatacatatcgctcataaaattgtatgtattataatatataggtaaaaTTAGAAACCTTATcactaaagtttaataaatatgtatgtcatTTTGATCGATCGATGTATAAGATTTGTATAGTTTCTTATTACATTGAGTATTATTGGATAGGAATTGCGATAGAGTCTTGTGATACGATTTTTACAAAGTGAAGGGCAGATCCGTTAAAAATCATGTCGTAAGACAGTTACAAAGTTACTACGAACAGTCTACAATGAGAGACAGTCGGTTAATCTATCGGggaattattgttttttggaAGGATTTTGTTTGCACCTTGAATTTTTGTTAGGTGTACTGATTGGTCGCTTGCCTAATTCATGATTGCAGCAAACGCACCTACAGCGTCCTACCAACCAGGTAGCATTTTAAAATAGCGCAATAGAACTAAGAAACTGCATAATTACTGTAACACTGACATTACTATTtagattc
Coding sequences:
- the LOC115445683 gene encoding basic helix-loop-helix neural transcription factor TAP; this encodes MFSTDFDDYCDFNDSICSNDSGFERSYNDTLTTTPTTPLKQDPSDLGISLTPGKESHARRKLFSEEYDYPFKDSIETIKAFEEHLKPTNNTSTPKKERKAKDPNKPKRKYANGKNRVTRCKSPTQILKIKRNRRMKANDRERNRMHMLNEALDRLRCVLPTFPEDTKLTKIETLRFAHNYIFALSQTLESLDNINSGQIPADGLALSYEKIQNYSIAGEKVTKDAFRDMFFVPNKSDFDETRNHGCGKPFTNGTHFMQTPEGVLISVGNVTVSVNNKGGNCITSTTGTGFFTHPATYGDNMIPNNYYGRPYGPCNYNETYYDTGNGQEEYFNQKNYEIFKNAFDDAKNKRYGKNDDYSYVKSSNSLLEYNQMSSFSNVNEYTQSNYYYEDQRFYRNSYNRVQTAVNAQM